From a single Larimichthys crocea isolate SSNF chromosome XIII, L_crocea_2.0, whole genome shotgun sequence genomic region:
- the snx27a gene encoding sorting nexin-27a isoform X1, with product MADVGDDETRSTLPSASRNGPVVGSSASTAGQNATMVTSGPRTVRIVKSESGYGFNVRGQVSEGGQLRSINGELYAPLQHVSAVLPGGAADRAGIAKGDRILEVNGVSVEGATHKQVVDLIRAGEKELVLAVLSVPAQEADGLEGGEDVQPNYDYSDKQAVPISIPTYKHVEQHSERFVVYNVYMSGRQLCSKRYREFAILHQNLKREFSNFNFPKLPGKWPFSLSEQQLDARRRGLEEYLERVCSVRVIGESDIMQEFLSESDENYNGVTDVELRIALPDKTTISVRVRKNSTTDQVYQALVMKVGMDSIMASYFALFEVINHSFVRKLAPNEFPHKLYVQNYTSAVPGTCLALRKWLFSFQEEELLRDNPLALHYCFHQALEDVKKGFIKTEDKSYQLQKLAEQRKMATYLSLLRTCEGYNEVAFPHCSCDSRRKGHVITAISIHHFKLHACTEDGTLENQVIAFEWGEMQRWDTDEEGMAFCFEYARGEKKPRWVKIFTPYFNYMHECFERVFCELKWRKQVEEEASDKDNKNCSNNEYLPPLETQQKGWRHLGGEIATS from the exons ATGGCGGATGTAGGAGACGATGAAACTCGGTCGACTCTCCCTTCGGCATCCCGTAATGGTCCGGTTGTCGGTTCATCCGCGAGCACCGCGGGCCAGAACGCGACCATGGTAACGTCGGGTCCGCGGACGGTGAGGATCGTCAAGTCGGAGTCCGGCTACGGATTCAATGTTCGCGGTCAAGTCAGCGAAGGAGGGCAGCTTCGGAGCATCAACGGGGAACTGTACGCTCCTCTCCAGCATGTCAGCGCTGTTTTGCCTGGAGGTGCGGCGGACCGAGCCGGGATAGCGAAGGGTGACCGGATCCTGGAGGT TAATGGGGTGAGCGTGGAAGGTGCCACCCATAAGCAGGTGGTGGACCTGATCCGTGCTGGGGAGAAGGAGCTGGTCCTGGCTGTGCTGTCTGTTCCAGCACAGGAGGCTGATGGAttggaaggaggagaggatgtCCAACCAAACTACGACTACAGCGACAAGCAGGCAGTTCCCATTTCCATTCCCACGTACAAACATGTAGAGCAGCACTCGGAGAGGTTTGTG GTATACAACGTGTACATGTCAGGTAGACAGCTTTGCTCAAAGCGCTACCGGGAGTTTGCCATCCTCCACCAGAACCTAAAGAGGGAGTTTTCCAACTTCAACTTCCCAAAGCTTCCCGGTAAATGGCCCTTCTCCCTGTCTGAACAGCAGCTGGATGCTCGCCGCAGAGGCCTGGAGGAGTATCTCGAGCGAG TTTGCTCTGTACGGGTGATCGGGGAGAGTGACATCATGCAGGAGTTTCTCTCTGAATCAGATGAG AACTACAACGGAGTGACAGACGTAGAACTGCGGATAGCCCTGCCAGACAAGACCACCATCTCCGTCAGAGTCCGCAAGAATAGCACCACAGACCAAGTGTACCAG GCATTAGTGATGAAGGTTGGAATGGACAGTATTATGGCGAGCTACTTTGCCCTTTTTGAAGTCATCAACCACTCCTTTG TGCGGAAGCTGGCACCTAATGAGTTTCCCCACAAGCTTTATGTGCAGAATTACACATCGGCAGTGCCGGGGACTTGCTTGGCACTCCGCAAATGGTTGTTCAGCTTCCAGGAGGAGGAGTTGCTAAGAGACAACCCGCTGGCACTGCATTACTGCTTTCACCAG GCATTGGAAGATGTGAAGAAGGGATTCATAAAAACGGAGGACAAATCCTACCAGCTGCAGAAGCTGGCAGAGCAGCGCAAGATGGCCACG TACCTCAGTCTGCTGCGGACATGTGAGGGCTACAATGAGGTGGCGTTCCCCCATTGCTCCTGTGACTCCAGGAGGAAGGGACACGTCATCACAGCCATCAGCATCCATCACTTCAAGCTGCATGCTTGTACTGAGGATGGCACGCTGGAG AACCAGGTGATAGCTTTCGAGTGGGGGGAGATGCAGCGCTGGGACACTGATGAGGAGGGAATGGCTTTCTGTTTCGAATATgccagaggagagaagaaaccTCGCTGGGTCAAGATTTTCACTCCATAC TTTAACTACATGCACGAGTGCTTTGAGCGGGTCTTTTGTGAGCTGAAGTGGAGGAAACAG GTCGAGGAAGAGGCATctgacaaagacaacaaaaactgcAGCAACAATG AGTATCTGCCTCCTCTGGAGACACAGCAGAAGGGATGGCGCCACCTAGGGGGGGAGATTGCGACTTCCTAA
- the LOC104929090 gene encoding ictacalcin: protein MSDIVTAISLLIKCFNKYACKEGNPCTLNKGELKLLLQNELGELLQKANNKDELDNIFQDLDTNKDNSVDFTEFGRLVLCLTVMCHEYFINKK from the exons ATGTCTGACATCGTTACAGCTATCTCTCTCCTCATCAAGTGCTTCAATAAGTATGCTTGCAAGGAAGGGAACCCGTGCACCCTGAACAAGGGAGAGCTGAAACTGCTACTTCAGAATGAACTtggagagctgctgcag AAAGCCAATAACAAGGATGAGCTGGACAACATCTTCCAAGACCTGGACACAAACAAGGACAACAGTGTGGACTTCACTGAGTTTGGCAGGCTGGTCTTGTGCCTCACTGTGATGTGCCACGAGTACTTCATCAACAAAAAATAG
- the s100a10a gene encoding protein S100-A1 codes for MPSELEGAMESLIKVFHRYASKDGRGTLNRRELRELMENELSNFLKSQKDPAAVDKIMKDLDTNGDGQVDFEEFVSLVVGLSIACEQCYQMHMKKMAKK; via the exons ATGCCTTCAGAACTGGAAGGAGCCATGGAGTCACTCATCAAGGTGTTCCACCGCTATGCCTCTAAGGATGGCCGGGGCACACTCAACCGACGAGAGCTCAGAGAGTTGATGGAGAACGAGCTGTCTAACTTCCTTAAG TCCCAGAAGGACCCTGCTGCTGTAGACAAAATCATGAAAGACCTGGACACCAACGGTGATGGCCAGGTGGACTTTGAAGAGTTTGTTTCTCTGGTTGTTGGACTTTCCATTGCCTGTGAGCAGTGCTATCAGATGCACATGAAGAAGATGGCAAAGAAGTAA
- the snx27a gene encoding sorting nexin-27a isoform X2: MADVGDDETRSTLPSASRNGPVVGSSASTAGQNATMVTSGPRTVRIVKSESGYGFNVRGQVSEGGQLRSINGELYAPLQHVSAVLPGGAADRAGIAKGDRILEVNGVSVEGATHKQVVDLIRAGEKELVLAVLSVPAQEADGLEGGEDVQPNYDYSDKQAVPISIPTYKHVEQHSERFVVYNVYMSGRQLCSKRYREFAILHQNLKREFSNFNFPKLPGKWPFSLSEQQLDARRRGLEEYLERVCSVRVIGESDIMQEFLSESDENYNGVTDVELRIALPDKTTISVRVRKNSTTDQVYQALVMKVGMDSIMASYFALFEVINHSFVRKLAPNEFPHKLYVQNYTSAVPGTCLALRKWLFSFQEEELLRDNPLALHYCFHQALEDVKKGFIKTEDKSYQLQKLAEQRKMATYLSLLRTCEGYNEVAFPHCSCDSRRKGHVITAISIHHFKLHACTEDGTLENQVIAFEWGEMQRWDTDEEGMAFCFEYARGEKKPRWVKIFTPYFNYMHECFERVFCELKWRKQVEEEASDKDNKNCSNNDT; encoded by the exons ATGGCGGATGTAGGAGACGATGAAACTCGGTCGACTCTCCCTTCGGCATCCCGTAATGGTCCGGTTGTCGGTTCATCCGCGAGCACCGCGGGCCAGAACGCGACCATGGTAACGTCGGGTCCGCGGACGGTGAGGATCGTCAAGTCGGAGTCCGGCTACGGATTCAATGTTCGCGGTCAAGTCAGCGAAGGAGGGCAGCTTCGGAGCATCAACGGGGAACTGTACGCTCCTCTCCAGCATGTCAGCGCTGTTTTGCCTGGAGGTGCGGCGGACCGAGCCGGGATAGCGAAGGGTGACCGGATCCTGGAGGT TAATGGGGTGAGCGTGGAAGGTGCCACCCATAAGCAGGTGGTGGACCTGATCCGTGCTGGGGAGAAGGAGCTGGTCCTGGCTGTGCTGTCTGTTCCAGCACAGGAGGCTGATGGAttggaaggaggagaggatgtCCAACCAAACTACGACTACAGCGACAAGCAGGCAGTTCCCATTTCCATTCCCACGTACAAACATGTAGAGCAGCACTCGGAGAGGTTTGTG GTATACAACGTGTACATGTCAGGTAGACAGCTTTGCTCAAAGCGCTACCGGGAGTTTGCCATCCTCCACCAGAACCTAAAGAGGGAGTTTTCCAACTTCAACTTCCCAAAGCTTCCCGGTAAATGGCCCTTCTCCCTGTCTGAACAGCAGCTGGATGCTCGCCGCAGAGGCCTGGAGGAGTATCTCGAGCGAG TTTGCTCTGTACGGGTGATCGGGGAGAGTGACATCATGCAGGAGTTTCTCTCTGAATCAGATGAG AACTACAACGGAGTGACAGACGTAGAACTGCGGATAGCCCTGCCAGACAAGACCACCATCTCCGTCAGAGTCCGCAAGAATAGCACCACAGACCAAGTGTACCAG GCATTAGTGATGAAGGTTGGAATGGACAGTATTATGGCGAGCTACTTTGCCCTTTTTGAAGTCATCAACCACTCCTTTG TGCGGAAGCTGGCACCTAATGAGTTTCCCCACAAGCTTTATGTGCAGAATTACACATCGGCAGTGCCGGGGACTTGCTTGGCACTCCGCAAATGGTTGTTCAGCTTCCAGGAGGAGGAGTTGCTAAGAGACAACCCGCTGGCACTGCATTACTGCTTTCACCAG GCATTGGAAGATGTGAAGAAGGGATTCATAAAAACGGAGGACAAATCCTACCAGCTGCAGAAGCTGGCAGAGCAGCGCAAGATGGCCACG TACCTCAGTCTGCTGCGGACATGTGAGGGCTACAATGAGGTGGCGTTCCCCCATTGCTCCTGTGACTCCAGGAGGAAGGGACACGTCATCACAGCCATCAGCATCCATCACTTCAAGCTGCATGCTTGTACTGAGGATGGCACGCTGGAG AACCAGGTGATAGCTTTCGAGTGGGGGGAGATGCAGCGCTGGGACACTGATGAGGAGGGAATGGCTTTCTGTTTCGAATATgccagaggagagaagaaaccTCGCTGGGTCAAGATTTTCACTCCATAC TTTAACTACATGCACGAGTGCTTTGAGCGGGTCTTTTGTGAGCTGAAGTGGAGGAAACAG GTCGAGGAAGAGGCATctgacaaagacaacaaaaactgcAGCAACAATG aCACGTGA